A window of Kribbella voronezhensis genomic DNA:
AGGCGGTCGCCGCCGTTCGCAGGCACCGTCCGGACGTGATCCTTCTCGACGTCCGGATGCCCCGCCTCGACGGCCTGGCCGCGGCAGCCCGGATCACCGCGGAACCGGATCCGCCCAAGGTGGTCATGCTCACCACGTACGACCTCGACGAATACGTCCACCGTGCGCTGCGCGTGGGCGCGGTCGGCTTCCTGATGAAGGACACCCCGCCGACCGAACTCGCCGCTGCCGTCCGCGTGGTCCACGACGGCCAGGCGATGCTCGCGCCCGCGGTGACCCGCCGGCTGCTGGACGAGTTCGCCGAACGGACCGACTCCGCGCAGGCTCGCCGCCGCCTGACCGTGGTGACCGACCGTGAACTGGAGGTGATGAAAGCGGTCGGCCGCGGCCTGTCCAACGCCGAGATCGGCCGCGAACTCGGCATGCGCGAGACCACCGTCAAGGCGCATGTCAGCCGTGCCCTGGCCAAGCTCGGACTCACCAACCGGGTCCAGGCCGCCCTGCTCGTCCGCGACGCCCGGCTCGGCTGATCGCCGGGCGTCGCTTGTGATGGCCTGTGATCGCCTGTGATCGCCTGGGGAGAAACTTCGGGAGTCGGGCGCGCGGGCCGCCTACACTCGGGGGCATGAGTACTCAGTTGAGCCCCGGCGCGGAGACGGTCGTCGACGAGCGCACCAAGCCGCAGTTGGACGAGGGCGATCACGAGCGGTTCTCGCACTACGTGCCGAAGGACAAGCTGACCGAGGCGATGGTGATGGGCACCCCGGTGGTCGCCCTGTGCGGCAAGGTGTGGGTGCCGAGCCGCGACCCGCAGCGGTTCCCGGTCTGCCCGGAGTGCAAGGAGATCTGGGATTCGCTCAACCCCGACGACGAGGGTGGCGACGGCGGCGAGGAGTAGCCCGACGGACGGCGTACGCGGGCGGCTCAGTTCTGGGTCGGGTCGTCCGGGTACGTCGCGAGGTAGGCCATCTGGTCGCGCTGGCGGTGCAGGACGCGCCGCCACAACCCCTCGGGTTGCAGGCTGAACACGTCGTCGGGCTCGGACGGTACGACGTACCAGGCGCCCTCGGTGATCTCGCCCTCCAGCTGACCGCTGCTCCAGCCCGCGTATCCGGCGAAGATCCGCATCCGCTGGATCGCCCCTTCGAGCAGCGCCGGCGGGACGTCGAGGTCGATCAAGCCGATCCGGCCGAAGCACTCCCGCCAGCCCGGCGGGTCGGCGGACTCGATCACCTCGGCGACCGCGAGCGCGCTGTCGGTACCGACCGGACCGCCCATGAACAGGACGCCCGGCTCGGTCACGGTCGTCGACCAGTCGGACAGCACGCGCTCGACCTCCAGGTCGGCAGCGCGGTTCACCACCACCCCGAGTGCGCCGTCTTCGTCGTGATCCAGCAGCAGGATCACCGAGCGGCGGAAGGGCGGCTCGTCGAGCAGCGGTGTCGCTATCAGCAGCGAACCGGTCAGGGTCGAGGCCGTCATGGTTCCATCATGTCGTGCCCGGCAACCTTTTTGGACCGCAGGACCCGGAAGCCGAGCCAGGCCCCCAGCGCGACGCCGGCCAGATCGGCCACCGAGTCGAGCGGATCGCCACTGCGATCCGGCAGCAGGAAGTGCTGGACGAGCTCGCTGACCACGGCGTTGGCGACCAGTGCTCCGAGCAGCCAGCGAGACGGTACGCCGACGCGCAGGCCGAGGAAGGCGACCGAGCCGAACAGCAACAGATGGGCGAGCTTGTCGGCCTCCGGGAAAGTGACCTGAGGACCGGCCTGCTCCGGCGAGTACACGCCGTACAGGTGGAGCAGGCAGGCCAGCACGAAGCCGACCCGCCACAAGAGTTCTGCCCGGCCCACCCGCATTACAGCGCGGGTGAGTCGTCCGGGAACTGCTCGGCGGCCGGAGCCTTGCCCCCGGCTGCGTCCCGTACGGCGTGGGCCACCATCGTGTGCACCTCGGGGTGGAACACGCTCGGCACGATGTAGTCCGCGTTCAGTTCGTCGTCGGTGACGACGCCGGCCAGCGCCTTGGCCGCCGCCAGCTCCATCTCGATCGAGACCTTGGACGACTGCGCGTCCAGCAGGCCCCGGAAGACACCGGGGAAGACCAGGACGTTGTTGATCTGGTTCGGGAAGTCGCTCCGGCCGGTCGCGACGACGGCCGCGTGCTCGTGCGCGGCGGCCGGGTCGACCTCGGGGTCGGGGTTGGCCAGCGCGAAGACGATCGAGTTCTCGTTCATCGTGGCGATGTCGTCGCCGGTGAGGATGTTCGGCGCGGACACCCCGATGAACACGTCGGCTCCGTTGAGCGCACCCTTCAGGTCTCCGCTGTACTTCGCGATGTTGGTGTTCTCCGCGATCCAGCGCAGCTCCGGCGACAACCCGTCGCGCTCGAGGTGGATGACACCGGCGACGTCGGCCACGATCGTGTCCTTCACCCCGGCCGCGATCAGCAACTTGAGGATCGCCGTACCGGCCGCGCCGGCGCCGGACAGCACGATCCGGACCTCGCTGATGTCCTTGCCGACCACCCGCAACGCGTTGAACAACGCGGCCAGGACGACGATCGCCGTACCGTGCTGGTCGTCGTGGAAGACCGGGATGTCGAGCTCCTCGCGCAGCCGGGCCTCGATCTCGAAGCAGCGCGGCGCGGAGATGTCCTCCAGGTTGATGCCCGCGAAGCCGGGGGCGATCGCCTTCACGATCTGCACGATCGCATCCGGGTCCTGGGTGTCCAGGCACAGCGGCCAGGCGTCGATCCCGGCGAACCGCTTGAACAGCGCGGCCTTGCCCTCCATCACCGGCAGCGCGGCCTTCGGGCCGATGTTGCCCAGACCGAGGACGGCGGAACCGTCGGTGACCACCGCGACGCTGTTGCGCTTGATTGTCAGCCGGCGGGCGTCGTCGGGGTTGGCCGCGATCGCGAGGCAGACCCGGGCCACACCGGGGGTGTAGATCATCGAGAGGTCGTCGCGGTTGCGGATCGGGTGCTTGGCCTCCATCGAGATCTTGCCGCCGAGGTGCATCAGGAAGGTCCGGTCGGAGACCCGGCCGATCTCAACCCCGGGCACCGCGCGCATCGCCTCGACCAGCCGGCCGGCGTGCTCGGTGTCCGCGGCCGCACAGGTCACGTCGATCCGGAGCCGCTCGTGGCCGGACGCGGTCACGTCGAGCGCGGTGACGAGGCCGCCGGCCTGCTCGACCGCGGTCGTCAGTTTGCTCACCGTCGAGCCACCCGCGGGGACCTCGAGGCGGACGGTGATGGAGTAGGAAACACTCGGCAAGGCAGTCACGCCCGCGATCTTCTCACGTCCGCACCGGCGGCCGGAGGTTCCGTACGTTGCGTCCACTCGCACTCACTGGGTAATCCATTACCCGCCCGCTAGGGTGGCCCCAGGCGAAGGGAGGCGCGGTGGCACGGATCAGCGATGTCGCGGCCCGGGCAGGGGTTTCGACGGCCACCGTGTCGCGGGCCCTGAACGGCAAGTCCACGGTCGACCGCGAACTGGTCGCGAGGGTGCAGAAGGCCGCCGACGAACTCGGCTACCAGCCGAACGGCCCGGCCCGGAACCTGCGCCGTCAGGAGGCCGCCGTGGTCGCGCTGATCATCTCCGACGTGGAGAACCCGTTCTTCACCGCGATCGCGCGCGGAGTCGAGGACGTCGCCCACGAGGTCGGCTACTCGGTGGTGCTCTGCAACTCCGACGAGAGCGCGGAGAAGGAGAACCGCTACATCGACATCGCGATCCAGGAGCGGGTCGCCGGCGTCATCCTGTCCCCCACCGCCACGACGTCGTCGGTCGGCAAGCTGGCGGATCGCGGTACGGCGTTCGTCGCCGTCGACCGGCCGCTGCCCTCCCAGGAGAGCGATGTCGTCCTCGTCGACACCCGACTCGCCGCTCGCCAGGCCACCGCGCACCTCGTTGCCCAGGGCTACGAACGCATCGGGTGCATCACGGGCCCTGTCGGAGTCCGTACCGCGGACGACTGGCTCGCGGGGTACCGGGATGCACTGAAATCCGCGAAGCGGCGCAGTACGACGAAGCTGGTGCGGCGTACGGAGTACAAGGCAACCGGCGCCTACCGGGCCGCCGTGGAACTACTGGGTCAGGTTGAGCCGCCGGATGCGTTGCTGATCGCCAACAGCGCGATGGCAGTCGGCGTACTGCGTGCGCTCCAGGAGCACGGGATTCGCCCGGGCCGAGACGTCGGCCTCGTCGCCTTCGACGACGCCCCGTGGGCCGAGCTCGTGGACCCACCTCTGTCGGTCGTCGCCCAACCGGCGTACGAAATCGGCACCGTCGCCGCGAGGTTGCTGTTGGCAAGAATCACCGACAACACCCGCCCACCGTCAACCACCACACTGGGCGCCCGCTTGATAGAACGCGGGAGCTCGCGGAGGTAACCCGCCCACGCGGCTCCTGCGTCGCCGCTCCCCACCCCCAGCTACGGCGCTCCTTCGTCGCACCTCCGCTGCCTTGGTCAGCGACCGTGCGTTGCTGCGAAGCCGGCTTCACGGTCCTCGCCATCGGTTCCGCCTAGCCGAGACCGGGTTGCCTCAGCATCTGCAGCTGGTTGAGCTTCCAGCTCCCGCAAAGGCGTGACCGCCGCCGACTCAGAGCTGTTGCGTCAGAAGATAGGGCAGGCGCTTACGGGTGACCGATCTGAGCAAGAGCAGATTGCTATCCGCGCAGGCGTCCGCCCGCCACGCAGTTCCGGCCGTCGCCCTCCGCTCCGAGCGAGGCAGCGGAGGGCGACGAAGGAGCGCCGTAGCTGGGGGGTGGGGAGCAGCGACGCAGAAGCTGCGTGGGCGGAGTACCAGCTCATCACCCGTTCGGGTTCTCCTCGGCGTAGATCTGGGTTGCGTTGGACTTGTCGATGAGGCGGGTGTGGAGGGTCTGGGTCTTTTCGATGGTCCCGCAATCAACCAGCAGCTTCTTGGCGGCGGCGATGGCTTCCTTGCCGTTGGTCGGGTAGGTGAAGGTGGCGCTCAGCCGGCCCTGCTCGACTGCCTTGATGCCGCCGGACGGGATCGGCAGGGCGTCGATGCCGGTGAACTTCATCTCCTTCTCGCGGCCGACCGCCTTGGCGGCCAGGTAGGCGCCTTCGGCCATCGGGTCGTTGTGGGAGTAGACGACGTCGATCTTCGGGTTGGCCTTCAGGAGCGCGTCCATCTGCGCCTGACCCTTCTCCCGCAGCCAGTCGCCACTCGCGGCCGCGATCACCTTGACCTTCGGGTTCTCCTTGATCCCCGCCAGGAAGCCCTCGTGCCGCTCGGCCTGCGGGGTGGCGCCGGCCAGGCCCTTCAATTCGACCACATTACCGCCGTTCGGCAGCAGCTTCTCGGCGATGTACTTGCCGGCCTGGGTGCCGATCTCGACGTTGTCGCCGCCGATGAAGCCGGTGTACACGTCACCCTCGACCTTGCGGTCCAGCACCAGCACCGGGATGCCCTTGTCGTACGCCTTCTTCACCACCGCGGTCAGCGGCTTGGCCTCGTTCGGGCTGATGATCAGCAGGTCGACCTGTTGGGTGATGTAGTTCTCCACATCGGCCACCTGCTTGGCGTTGTCCTGTGCCGCGTCGGCGAACTTCACCTCGAACTGCGGCACGTCCTTCGCCGCGGCCTTGATGTCGTCGTCCATCCGCTGCCGGTACGGTTCGGCGACGTTCGCCTGGCTCATCCCGATCACATACTTGCCGTCGGCACCTTTGCATTTCTTGGAGCTGGCGGCCTGCGGGTTGTCGGACGTGCGTTCGTTGGTGGTCCCGCAGCCGGCCAGCACGAGGGCGAGGACGGCCGCGGCGGCCAGGGGCAGGTTCAGGTTTCGCATGACGAGCCTTTCAGGAAGTGGGGCGGAGTCGCTGCAGCGCGGCCGCGGCGACGATCACGAGTCCCTTGATCAGCAGCTGGATGTTGGAGTCGATGTTGTTCAGGGCAAGGATGTTGTTCAGTACGCCGAGGAGCAGCGCGCCGGCCACCGTTCCGGCGACGGACCCGCGCCCGCCGGCCAGACTGGTGCCACCGATCACCACCGCGGCGATCGCGTCGAGCTCGTACCCCTGACCGTCGTTCGGGCTGCCCTGGTTGAGCTGGACGGCGTGCACGATGCCGGCCAACGCCGCGAGCAGCCCGCAGATCGCGAAGACGGCGACCTTCACCCGAACCACCGGTACGCCGGACAGCCGGGCCGCCTTCTCATTACCTCCCACGGCATACAGATGACGGGAGAAGGCGCTCACCCGCAGGAACACCACGGCCGCGATCGCGACGACGGCGAAGATCAGTACCGGAATCGGGACCAGCCCGCCGAACGTCCGCTCGCCCAGGACGGCGAAGGAGTCCGGCGCCTCGTGCGGACCGTTGCCATAGGCAATCGCAATGCCCTGCCCGTCGGACCAGATCCGGGCCAGTCCCCTGGCTATCTGCAAGCCGGCCAGCGTCACGATGAACGACTGGATCCCGATCATTGCCGTCGCAATCCCTTGCAGAGCGCCGAAAACCAGGCCGACGGCAAGCACCAGAACGACGGACGGGATGAGACCCCAGTCGCTCTCGACCATCAGCACCGCCGAGCCGACCGCGGCCAGGCCGAGGACCGCGCCGACGGACAGGTCGATCCCGCCGATCAGGATCACGAACGTCATCCCGACCGCGATGATGCCGATCTCCGAGACCGCCCGGACGACGTTCGCCAGGTTGTCCGCGCTGACGAAGAGGATCTCGCCGTCGCGCCGGGGCGAGAAGATGATCGCCGCGACAAACACAGCCAGCAGCCCGAACACACTCTGGAACCGGAACAGCGACGCGACCACGCCACCAGAACTCTCCGCGATCGCCGTCGGCGCGGCCCCGGCTCCGGCTCCGGGCTCAGCCGCCGACCGCTCCCCGACAACCTCGACAGACCGCTCGTCGGTTACCGGCTTGCCTTGTGCGTTTGTCACTGCGACCCTCCGACCTCTTCGAACACAGCGCTCTCTCCCATCGCGGCAGCGAGCAGATCCCCTTCGCCCGAATCCGCGGTACTGAACGACGCCACGTCGCGACCGTCCCGCAGTACGACGACCCGGTCGCAGACGCCGACCAGTTCGGGCAGTTCCGACGATGCGAGCAGTACGCCGATCCCCTGGCCGGCCAGTTCGCCCAGCAGGCGGTAGATCTCGGCCTTCGCGCCGATGTCGACCCCGCGGGTCGGTTCGTCGAGCAGGAGCAGCCTCGGCTCGGTCAGCAACATCCGCCCGAAGACGACCTTCTGCTGGTTCCCGCCCGACAAGGTCCCGACGTCGTCCTGCAGCCGCCCGAACTTCAGCCGCAACCGATCCGCCATCCGCACCGACGCCGCCCGCTCCAGGCGACGCGCGATCACCCCCAACCGCCCGTACGCCGGCAGGCTCGACACCACCGTGTTCGCCAGGATCGAGTGGAAGAGCACCAAGCCCGAAGCTCGCCGGTCCTCGGGGACGAACCCGATCCCGTTGCTCAGAGCGTGCCGTGGTCCGCGAGGCTGGATCTCCTTGCCTTGCAGGACGATCCGCCCCGAACGCACCCCGCCCGGCGCCACGCCGTACAGGGTCTCGAGCAGCTCGGTCCGGCCGGCGCCGAGCAATCCGGCCAGACCGACGATCTCGCCGGCGCGCACCGACAAGGAGATGCCGTCGGGGTCGCGCCGGCCGGGGCGGGGGCGGCGCGGCTTGATCGCGAGGTTCTCGACGCGGAGGAGTTCGTCGCCCGTGGCGGCGTCGGGTGTGGTGAACATGGTCTGCACCGGGCGACCGACCATCGCCTCGACGACCTCGGCGGTGGTCAGCTTGCGCGGGTCGAAGCTGGCGACGAACTGTCCGTTGCGCAGTACGGTCGCGCGATCGGCGACCTGGGCGATCTCCTCCATCCGGTGCGAGATGTAGACGATGCCGACGCCGCCGCGGCGCAGTTCGCGGATCACCACGAAGAGGCGCTCGACCTCGGTGGTGGTGAGTGCCGAGGTCGGCTCGTCCATGATCAGTACTCGCGCGTCGAGCGAGATCGCCTTGGCGATGGTGACGAGTTGCTGTTCGCCGACGCGCAACTCACCGACCGGGCGGCGGGGATCGAGGTGAACGCCGCTGGGTTCGAGCAGCGCGCGCGCTTCGCGTTCCATCCGGCGGCGATCGACCGTCCGCCGGCGGGTGCGGAGCTCGCGGCCGAGGAAGATGTTGTCGGCGACCGACAGGCCGGGGACCAGGTCGAGCTCCTGGTGGATCATCGCGATCCCCCGGGCCTGCGCGTCGGTGGGACCGGCGAAGGTGACCGGTTGGCCGTCGAGCTCGATCCGGCCGTCGTAGTCGGTGACGTCGCCGGACAGGATCTTCATCAGCGTGCTCTTGCCGGCGCCGTTCTCGCCCAGCAACGCGTGCACCTCGCCCGCGCCCAGGCTGAAGTCGATCTCCCGGCAGGCGTGAACGCCGCCGTATCGCTTGCCGATCCCCGACATCCGGACCAGCGCGGCGACCTCGGCCATGACACCTCCGCGATCGGGCGAGTAATCGATTTCCCGGACGCTAGACCTGTGCTCCGCGACCCGTCAACCCCCTGACCCCCACCCGACCCCTTGATCGAGACCAGCCAACCGCTTGCGCAGTCTCGACCCGCACCGAGCCTAGGCGGGGCCACCCGCCTCCCGGCAGCTTTTCGACCACGGTGGAAAGGCTGGACCGCCGGCAGGCTCAGGCGTCTTCGTCCAGCCAGGCCTGGACGGCGGCGGTGTGTTCACCCAGGCGCGGCGGGGGAAGGTTGGTTTCGCGCGCACCGGCGTACGGGTTGTCGTCGAAGCGCAACGGTGGGCCAGGGAGCTGGATCCGGCCGAGGGTCGGATGGTCGACGTCGATGAGCAAGCCTTGCGAGCGCGTTTGTTCCCACTCGTACACCTGCTGGAAATCGCGCACCTTCCCCGCTGGAATCCCGACCGCCGCGAGCCGCTCGAGCCATACATCGGCCGACTCGGCGGCGAACGCGGCCTCGATCGCCGCCGTCAGCTCATCGCGATGCGCCACCCGGGAAGAGTTGACCGCGAACCGCGGATCGGCCGGATCGAGCCCGACCAGCGGCGCGAACGTCCGCCACTGCCCCTCGCTACCGACCGCGACCTGCACGATGTCGTCGCGCGTGCGATACATCCCGTACGGCGCGATCTGCGCGTGGTGGTTCCCCACCCGCTCCGGCAACTCTCCCGCGACCGTCCACTTCGTCCCGTGAAACGCGTGCACTCCCACCACGGACGCCAGCAGACTGGTCCGAACGACTCGGCCTTTGCCGGTGATGTCGCGCTCGTGCAACGCGGCGAGCACCCCGTAGGCGCCGTACATCCCCGCGAGCAGATCCGCGATCGGCACCCCGACCTTGGTCGGTTCGACCGCGCCGGTGATGCTCATCAGCCCGCCTTCACCCTGCGCGATCTGGTCGTACCCGGCCCGCCCACCATCCGGC
This region includes:
- a CDS encoding CaiB/BaiF CoA transferase family protein, with the translated sequence MQNLLSDLVVVDLTRALAGPQAAMMLGDLGARVIKVETPAGGDDSRGWGPPFAGAEDERESTYFLSANRNKESVTADLKSVEGKEFLTRLVRRADVLVENFRPGVLDRLGFSNERLHELNPALVILSITGFGHDGPDGGRAGYDQIAQGEGGLMSITGAVEPTKVGVPIADLLAGMYGAYGVLAALHERDITGKGRVVRTSLLASVVGVHAFHGTKWTVAGELPERVGNHHAQIAPYGMYRTRDDIVQVAVGSEGQWRTFAPLVGLDPADPRFAVNSSRVAHRDELTAAIEAAFAAESADVWLERLAAVGIPAGKVRDFQQVYEWEQTRSQGLLIDVDHPTLGRIQLPGPPLRFDDNPYAGARETNLPPPRLGEHTAAVQAWLDEDA
- a CDS encoding NAD-dependent malic enzyme; translated protein: MTALPSVSYSITVRLEVPAGGSTVSKLTTAVEQAGGLVTALDVTASGHERLRIDVTCAAADTEHAGRLVEAMRAVPGVEIGRVSDRTFLMHLGGKISMEAKHPIRNRDDLSMIYTPGVARVCLAIAANPDDARRLTIKRNSVAVVTDGSAVLGLGNIGPKAALPVMEGKAALFKRFAGIDAWPLCLDTQDPDAIVQIVKAIAPGFAGINLEDISAPRCFEIEARLREELDIPVFHDDQHGTAIVVLAALFNALRVVGKDISEVRIVLSGAGAAGTAILKLLIAAGVKDTIVADVAGVIHLERDGLSPELRWIAENTNIAKYSGDLKGALNGADVFIGVSAPNILTGDDIATMNENSIVFALANPDPEVDPAAAHEHAAVVATGRSDFPNQINNVLVFPGVFRGLLDAQSSKVSIEMELAAAKALAGVVTDDELNADYIVPSVFHPEVHTMVAHAVRDAAGGKAPAAEQFPDDSPAL
- a CDS encoding DUF3039 domain-containing protein, with protein sequence MSTQLSPGAETVVDERTKPQLDEGDHERFSHYVPKDKLTEAMVMGTPVVALCGKVWVPSRDPQRFPVCPECKEIWDSLNPDDEGGDGGEE
- a CDS encoding response regulator, with translation MIRLVLADDEHLIRSGLRRILEAAPDLGVVAEAADGDEAVAAVRRHRPDVILLDVRMPRLDGLAAAARITAEPDPPKVVMLTTYDLDEYVHRALRVGAVGFLMKDTPPTELAAAVRVVHDGQAMLAPAVTRRLLDEFAERTDSAQARRRLTVVTDRELEVMKAVGRGLSNAEIGRELGMRETTVKAHVSRALAKLGLTNRVQAALLVRDARLG
- a CDS encoding YqgE/AlgH family protein translates to MTASTLTGSLLIATPLLDEPPFRRSVILLLDHDEDGALGVVVNRAADLEVERVLSDWSTTVTEPGVLFMGGPVGTDSALAVAEVIESADPPGWRECFGRIGLIDLDVPPALLEGAIQRMRIFAGYAGWSSGQLEGEITEGAWYVVPSEPDDVFSLQPEGLWRRVLHRQRDQMAYLATYPDDPTQN
- a CDS encoding LacI family DNA-binding transcriptional regulator: MARISDVAARAGVSTATVSRALNGKSTVDRELVARVQKAADELGYQPNGPARNLRRQEAAVVALIISDVENPFFTAIARGVEDVAHEVGYSVVLCNSDESAEKENRYIDIAIQERVAGVILSPTATTSSVGKLADRGTAFVAVDRPLPSQESDVVLVDTRLAARQATAHLVAQGYERIGCITGPVGVRTADDWLAGYRDALKSAKRRSTTKLVRRTEYKATGAYRAAVELLGQVEPPDALLIANSAMAVGVLRALQEHGIRPGRDVGLVAFDDAPWAELVDPPLSVVAQPAYEIGTVAARLLLARITDNTRPPSTTTLGARLIERGSSRR
- a CDS encoding sugar ABC transporter ATP-binding protein encodes the protein MAEVAALVRMSGIGKRYGGVHACREIDFSLGAGEVHALLGENGAGKSTLMKILSGDVTDYDGRIELDGQPVTFAGPTDAQARGIAMIHQELDLVPGLSVADNIFLGRELRTRRRTVDRRRMEREARALLEPSGVHLDPRRPVGELRVGEQQLVTIAKAISLDARVLIMDEPTSALTTTEVERLFVVIRELRRGGVGIVYISHRMEEIAQVADRATVLRNGQFVASFDPRKLTTAEVVEAMVGRPVQTMFTTPDAATGDELLRVENLAIKPRRPRPGRRDPDGISLSVRAGEIVGLAGLLGAGRTELLETLYGVAPGGVRSGRIVLQGKEIQPRGPRHALSNGIGFVPEDRRASGLVLFHSILANTVVSSLPAYGRLGVIARRLERAASVRMADRLRLKFGRLQDDVGTLSGGNQQKVVFGRMLLTEPRLLLLDEPTRGVDIGAKAEIYRLLGELAGQGIGVLLASSELPELVGVCDRVVVLRDGRDVASFSTADSGEGDLLAAAMGESAVFEEVGGSQ
- a CDS encoding ABC transporter permease, yielding MTNAQGKPVTDERSVEVVGERSAAEPGAGAGAAPTAIAESSGGVVASLFRFQSVFGLLAVFVAAIIFSPRRDGEILFVSADNLANVVRAVSEIGIIAVGMTFVILIGGIDLSVGAVLGLAAVGSAVLMVESDWGLIPSVVLVLAVGLVFGALQGIATAMIGIQSFIVTLAGLQIARGLARIWSDGQGIAIAYGNGPHEAPDSFAVLGERTFGGLVPIPVLIFAVVAIAAVVFLRVSAFSRHLYAVGGNEKAARLSGVPVVRVKVAVFAICGLLAALAGIVHAVQLNQGSPNDGQGYELDAIAAVVIGGTSLAGGRGSVAGTVAGALLLGVLNNILALNNIDSNIQLLIKGLVIVAAAALQRLRPTS
- a CDS encoding VanZ family protein, whose product is MGRAELLWRVGFVLACLLHLYGVYSPEQAGPQVTFPEADKLAHLLLFGSVAFLGLRVGVPSRWLLGALVANAVVSELVQHFLLPDRSGDPLDSVADLAGVALGAWLGFRVLRSKKVAGHDMMEP
- a CDS encoding substrate-binding domain-containing protein gives rise to the protein MRNLNLPLAAAAVLALVLAGCGTTNERTSDNPQAASSKKCKGADGKYVIGMSQANVAEPYRQRMDDDIKAAAKDVPQFEVKFADAAQDNAKQVADVENYITQQVDLLIISPNEAKPLTAVVKKAYDKGIPVLVLDRKVEGDVYTGFIGGDNVEIGTQAGKYIAEKLLPNGGNVVELKGLAGATPQAERHEGFLAGIKENPKVKVIAAASGDWLREKGQAQMDALLKANPKIDVVYSHNDPMAEGAYLAAKAVGREKEMKFTGIDALPIPSGGIKAVEQGRLSATFTYPTNGKEAIAAAKKLLVDCGTIEKTQTLHTRLIDKSNATQIYAEENPNG